The following is a genomic window from candidate division KSB1 bacterium.
ATACTGATGGAAGGACCATCTTATCGACAGAAAAATAAATAGTAATCTGGTTTCATTTTAAAAATATAAAAATATAATTGATATTTTATGCCAAAGAACTGTTTTTTTTACAGAGTCTTGTAAGAGAATCTATGTGCTCCACTTTAGGTGGTAAAGTATTATTCCGTTGGCTTTGGTAAACTTGTTAACCGTTGGTAATACTTATCTGGACAGCAGAACTTCTACCCAATCGGGTAACTTTGTTTCAGCCCAGCCCTCCGTTGATTCTGCTAAAAAGTGTAACTCTCCAATTCAACGAGTTTACAACAAACATTTTAAACACAAATAGGCTTTAATGCCCGACAAAGATAAAACCGGCACTCTTATCCAGTTTGCCGTCAAGGCAGGAAAAGCAGCGATCGGCAGGTCAGCTTGTGAGAAATTACGTTCTAAAAACAAGCTATACTTGATCATTCTTGCCAAAGATGCATCTGAGCGCTTGTTAGAGTTTTCGCCGGGTGTTTCCACACATTATTATTCGACCCGTTCAGACCTGGGTAAACTTGTTGGCAGAGAACAGGTATCCATCATCGGTATCAGTGATCATCAATTTGTTCAGGCAATCACCAAAAGTATGAATCAAGCGAATTGAATCAGAAACGTTTTTTCAAAAGCAAGAGTAAAGGAATACCGATGCCGGCACAGGCGATTATTTGTCCTGCTCCCACCTGCAGCGCTGTCAGCCAATACGGTACATCTGCAACAAGATACAGAATATAACCGATTCCGAACGCATTGAACAAGATAGGAGGAATCGGGGCCAGCCAGACTCTGTTATATCGTCTCAAATAATACGTCGCCAGACCGGCAATGAGCGTGATCGCACTTCCTCCGAAAATATCCAGCGGTCCATATCCTCCATAAATATTGGCTAACATGCATCCGGCAAATAAGCCCGGTATGGCCTGGGGTAAAATAATTGGCAGTACGGTTAACGACTCTGCAAGTCGAACCTGTACCGGACCATAACTCCAGGGCGCAAGAAGAATTGTCAACGCAGCATACAATCCACCGATCATAGCCGCCATTGTAATATCCTGTGTTTTCAATTTAATCATACATCCCTCATATTTTTCC
Proteins encoded in this region:
- a CDS encoding QueT transporter family protein, which gives rise to MIKLKTQDITMAAMIGGLYAALTILLAPWSYGPVQVRLAESLTVLPIILPQAIPGLFAGCMLANIYGGYGPLDIFGGSAITLIAGLATYYLRRYNRVWLAPIPPILFNAFGIGYILYLVADVPYWLTALQVGAGQIIACAGIGIPLLLLLKKRF